One Streptomyces fagopyri DNA window includes the following coding sequences:
- the argS gene encoding arginine--tRNA ligase — translation MASVTSLTASVHQRLADALTAALPEAGSADPLLRRSDRADFQANGILALAKKAKANPRELATQVVARVESGEVIKDIEVSGPGFLNITITDRAITENLAARYADSDRLGVPFAEHPGTTVIDYAQPNVAKEMHVGHLRSAVIGDAVTQILEFTGESVVRRHHIGDWGTQFGMLIQYLIEHPHELDHKGGQVSGEEAMSNLNRLYKAARTVFDSDEEFKTRARRRVVDLQAGEPETLAMWQKFVDESKIYFYSVFEKLDMEIADADVVGESGYNEMLDETCRLLEESGVAVRSEGALCVFFDDVKGPDGNPVPLIVKKSDGGYGYAATDLSAIRDRVFNLKADSLIYVVDARQSLHFKMVFETARRAGWLSDDVKAHQLAFGTVLGKDGKPFKTREGETVRLVDLLDEAIDRATAVVREKAEKVDLSEREIEENGRYVGIGAVKYADLSTSAVRDYKFDLDQMVSLNGDTSVYLQYAYARIRSIFGKAGDRTPLAHPELELAPTERALGLHLDRFGETLDEVAAEYAPHKLAAYLYQLASLFTTFYDQCPVIKPAPAQEVAENRLFLCDLTARTLHQGMALLGIRTPERL, via the coding sequence ATGGCCTCGGTCACGTCCCTCACCGCTTCCGTCCACCAGCGCCTCGCGGACGCCCTCACGGCAGCCCTGCCGGAGGCCGGTTCCGCGGACCCGCTGCTGCGACGAAGCGACCGGGCCGACTTCCAGGCCAACGGGATCCTGGCGCTCGCGAAGAAGGCGAAGGCGAACCCGAGAGAGCTGGCGACGCAGGTCGTGGCGCGGGTCGAGTCGGGTGAAGTGATCAAGGACATCGAGGTCTCCGGGCCCGGCTTCCTGAACATCACGATCACCGACCGGGCGATCACCGAGAACCTGGCGGCGCGGTACGCGGACAGCGACCGCCTCGGCGTGCCGTTCGCCGAGCACCCGGGCACGACGGTGATCGACTACGCGCAGCCGAACGTGGCGAAGGAGATGCACGTCGGTCATCTGCGGTCCGCGGTGATCGGTGACGCGGTGACGCAAATCCTCGAGTTCACCGGCGAGTCGGTCGTGCGCCGGCACCACATCGGCGACTGGGGCACCCAGTTCGGCATGCTCATCCAGTATCTGATCGAGCACCCGCACGAGCTGGACCACAAGGGCGGCCAGGTCTCCGGCGAGGAGGCCATGTCGAACCTGAACCGGCTCTACAAGGCGGCCCGGACGGTCTTCGACTCCGACGAGGAGTTCAAGACGCGGGCCCGGCGCCGGGTGGTGGACCTCCAGGCGGGCGAGCCCGAGACGCTGGCCATGTGGCAGAAGTTCGTGGACGAGTCGAAGATCTACTTCTACTCGGTCTTCGAGAAGCTGGACATGGAGATCGCCGACGCCGACGTGGTGGGCGAGTCCGGCTACAACGAGATGCTGGACGAGACGTGCCGCCTCCTGGAGGAGTCGGGCGTCGCGGTCCGCTCCGAAGGGGCGCTCTGCGTGTTCTTCGACGACGTGAAGGGCCCCGACGGCAACCCGGTCCCGCTGATCGTGAAGAAGTCGGACGGCGGATACGGCTACGCGGCCACCGACCTGTCCGCGATCCGCGACCGTGTCTTCAACCTGAAGGCCGACAGCCTGATCTACGTCGTGGACGCCCGGCAGTCCCTGCACTTCAAGATGGTCTTCGAGACCGCGCGCAGGGCCGGCTGGCTGAGCGACGACGTGAAGGCCCACCAGCTGGCCTTCGGCACGGTGCTGGGCAAGGACGGCAAGCCGTTCAAGACCCGTGAGGGCGAGACGGTCCGGCTGGTCGACCTGCTGGACGAGGCGATCGACCGGGCGACGGCCGTCGTGCGGGAGAAGGCCGAGAAGGTGGACCTGAGCGAGCGCGAGATCGAGGAGAACGGCCGGTACGTCGGCATCGGCGCCGTGAAGTACGCGGACCTCTCCACCTCCGCCGTGCGGGACTACAAGTTCGACCTGGACCAGATGGTCTCCCTGAACGGCGACACGTCCGTGTACCTCCAGTACGCGTACGCCCGTATCCGGTCGATCTTCGGCAAGGCCGGCGACCGTACGCCGCTGGCCCACCCGGAGCTCGAACTGGCCCCGACGGAGCGGGCGCTCGGCCTGCACCTGGACCGGTTCGGCGAGACTCTGGACGAGGTCGCCGCCGAGTACGCCCCGCACAAGCTCGCGGCGTACCTGTACCAACTGGCCTCGCTCTTCACGACGTTCTACGACCAGTGCCCGGTCATCAAGCCGGCCCCGGCGCAGGAGGTCGCGGAGAACCGCCTGTTCCTCTGCGACCTGACGGCCCGCACGCTCCACCAGGGCATGGCCCTGCTGGGCATCAGGACGCCCGAGCGCCTCTGA
- a CDS encoding DUF4253 domain-containing protein, with amino-acid sequence MATLPNPLPKLAADPSGHTLGLELPAGRLIDAVGTSHALGSMGDGDGPGHEPLLWHADGPAAPGGWAALEPARRTSGLLPLLIDVGGGQGGPEDWELLPGEVSYPGDHDAEEVLAEFWDEYAADELGADEDHPGMRTVVEVFGEQGTYEETVAPFGPAWPGLAPATEHGADPEACAAEIAGSLTDGGSWLKEPRLALVPARRSADIPAAIGWSGPLNHEGDVARLCAVLRSWEDRFGIRVVALAFDRLILSVAAPPTTRDAAEAVAAEHFAFCPDNITQGHHEALRAYAEHEVLGRRMWSFWWD; translated from the coding sequence ATGGCGACACTTCCGAACCCGCTGCCGAAGCTGGCGGCCGACCCGAGCGGGCACACGCTCGGGCTTGAACTCCCGGCCGGGAGACTGATCGACGCTGTGGGTACCTCCCACGCCCTTGGGTCGATGGGCGACGGCGACGGCCCGGGGCACGAGCCGTTGCTGTGGCACGCCGACGGACCGGCGGCCCCCGGGGGCTGGGCGGCGCTGGAGCCCGCGCGGCGGACGTCCGGACTGCTCCCCCTCCTGATCGACGTGGGCGGCGGTCAGGGCGGCCCGGAGGACTGGGAGTTGCTGCCGGGCGAGGTGTCCTATCCCGGGGACCACGACGCCGAGGAGGTGCTCGCGGAGTTCTGGGACGAGTACGCGGCGGACGAACTCGGCGCCGACGAGGACCATCCCGGCATGAGGACCGTCGTCGAGGTCTTCGGCGAGCAGGGGACCTACGAGGAGACGGTCGCGCCGTTCGGCCCCGCCTGGCCCGGTCTCGCGCCCGCCACGGAACACGGCGCCGACCCCGAGGCGTGCGCCGCCGAGATCGCCGGTTCCCTGACGGACGGCGGCTCGTGGCTGAAGGAGCCGCGCCTCGCCCTGGTCCCGGCCCGCCGCAGCGCGGACATCCCGGCGGCGATCGGCTGGTCCGGTCCGCTCAACCACGAGGGCGACGTGGCCCGTCTGTGCGCGGTGCTGCGCTCCTGGGAGGACCGCTTCGGCATACGGGTCGTGGCCCTCGCCTTCGACCGCCTCATCCTGTCGGTGGCCGCGCCGCCCACGACCCGGGACGCGGCCGAGGCGGTCGCCGCCGAGCACTTCGCGTTCTGCCCGGACAACATCACCCAGGGCCACCACGAGGCGCTGCGCGCGTACGCGGAGCATGAGGTGCTCGGCCGCCGGATGTGGTCCTTCTGGTGGGACTGA
- a CDS encoding SAM-dependent methyltransferase yields MPGDALSQDPAELRRRIDTTKAHPARVYDVFLGGKDNYPVDRNAAAAALAANPRGYLDVRHNRDFLRRAVTTLTREDGVHQYLDIGTGLPTQENVHQIAQRTAPASRVVYVDNDPVVLAHARALLTSGPEGVTDYIDADLKQPAQILQEAAKTLDFDQPVALVLVAILHFIEDDEAYPIVRDLVKALPSGSRVVLSHLTEDLNPENVRAVQRTYTERGFTFVLRSKAEVERFFTENGLELDEPGVVPVHRWRPDGAAPAPESADPAYLATIDDIEKVRYRDINDVTDADINVYGATAVKR; encoded by the coding sequence ATGCCCGGTGATGCTCTCAGCCAGGACCCCGCCGAGCTGAGAAGGAGGATCGACACCACCAAGGCGCACCCGGCACGCGTCTACGACGTCTTCCTCGGGGGCAAGGACAACTACCCCGTCGACCGGAACGCCGCCGCCGCGGCGCTCGCGGCCAACCCGCGCGGATACCTCGACGTCCGGCACAACCGGGACTTCCTGCGGCGTGCGGTGACCACGCTGACCCGGGAGGACGGCGTCCACCAGTACCTGGACATAGGTACGGGGCTGCCGACGCAGGAGAACGTGCACCAGATCGCCCAGCGGACCGCCCCCGCGTCCCGGGTGGTGTACGTCGACAACGACCCGGTGGTCCTCGCCCACGCGCGGGCACTGCTCACCAGCGGGCCGGAGGGGGTGACCGACTACATCGACGCGGACCTCAAGCAGCCCGCGCAGATACTCCAGGAGGCCGCGAAGACCCTCGACTTCGATCAGCCGGTCGCGCTCGTGCTGGTGGCGATCCTGCACTTCATCGAGGACGACGAGGCGTATCCGATCGTGCGTGACCTGGTGAAGGCGCTGCCGTCCGGGAGCCGGGTGGTGCTCAGCCATCTCACCGAGGACCTGAACCCCGAGAACGTCCGGGCGGTGCAGCGGACGTACACCGAGCGGGGGTTCACGTTCGTGCTGCGTTCCAAGGCCGAGGTCGAGCGGTTCTTCACGGAGAACGGGCTCGAACTGGACGAGCCGGGTGTCGTTCCCGTGCACCGCTGGCGGCCCGACGGGGCGGCGCCCGCTCCGGAGTCGGCCGACCCCGCGTACCTCGCGACCATCGACGACATCGAGAAGGTCCGCTACCGCGACATCAACGACGTCACGGACGCCGACATCAACGTCTACGGGGCGACCGCCGTCAAGCGGTGA
- a CDS encoding helix-turn-helix domain-containing protein — MAGDEFAGLLRELKERSGLSYAALAKRLHVSTSTLHRYVNGDAVPTDYAPVERLARACRATPDELVELHRRWVLADVLRGRRGAAAGALPGAAADADEDGDEYEDGDEYGPGHGGADGAGDGDDGDAGGAVSGPASAVRDVAGEAGPGALPESGRGKGRRAGPEAVTRGPVRRKRRAVALAAAGAVVVAAVASTALVVHLGSGGRDDDAKGHAAAVGVPPGARPRADSTPTGARRGSASPSASRAGGPGASASSAGGAVDRHAAGGKDAGEDGATGDGPAGDGAAAPAVVVDPYKWDGPCDQHYLVNRRIAEMPPPPNEADARRWVAALGGVAGGRQMLALTVQGTGKATVVVEGLHVRVLEKNAPLAWNDYAMGVGCGGGVETRSFTVDLDAGRPVTAPEAGQRDFPYKVSESDPEVFYVFADAQAHDVTWYLELDWSSGSKSGTVRVDDRGKPFRTSGSVGRPAYDYPLGGSEWQPAAPPG; from the coding sequence GTGGCCGGGGACGAGTTCGCGGGACTGCTTCGGGAGCTGAAGGAGCGGTCCGGGCTCAGCTACGCGGCGCTCGCCAAGCGGCTGCACGTGAGTACGTCCACGCTGCACCGGTACGTCAACGGGGACGCCGTACCGACGGACTACGCGCCGGTGGAGCGGCTCGCGCGGGCGTGCCGGGCGACTCCGGACGAGCTGGTGGAGCTTCACCGGCGGTGGGTCCTCGCGGACGTGCTGCGGGGGCGGCGGGGCGCGGCCGCGGGGGCCCTGCCGGGAGCGGCGGCCGACGCGGACGAGGACGGGGACGAGTACGAGGACGGGGACGAGTACGGGCCTGGGCACGGGGGCGCGGACGGGGCTGGGGACGGGGACGACGGGGACGCGGGCGGCGCCGTGTCCGGCCCGGCCTCCGCCGTGCGGGACGTCGCCGGGGAGGCCGGGCCGGGCGCGCTGCCGGAATCCGGGCGGGGGAAGGGTCGGCGGGCCGGTCCGGAGGCTGTGACCCGGGGGCCGGTGCGGCGGAAGCGACGGGCCGTGGCACTGGCCGCCGCCGGTGCCGTCGTGGTGGCCGCGGTCGCCTCCACCGCGCTCGTCGTGCACCTCGGGTCCGGCGGGAGGGACGACGATGCCAAGGGGCACGCCGCGGCTGTCGGTGTGCCGCCCGGCGCGCGCCCGCGTGCCGACAGCACGCCGACCGGCGCGCGTCGGGGATCGGCGTCGCCGTCCGCCTCGCGTGCGGGCGGACCCGGGGCGTCCGCCTCGTCGGCCGGCGGGGCGGTGGACCGGCACGCGGCCGGCGGGAAGGATGCCGGCGAGGACGGAGCCACCGGGGACGGACCCGCCGGGGACGGTGCCGCCGCACCGGCCGTCGTCGTCGACCCGTACAAGTGGGACGGCCCGTGCGACCAGCACTACCTGGTGAACCGGAGGATCGCGGAGATGCCGCCGCCGCCGAACGAGGCGGACGCCCGGCGGTGGGTCGCCGCGCTCGGCGGGGTCGCCGGTGGGCGGCAGATGCTCGCGCTGACCGTGCAGGGCACCGGGAAGGCCACCGTCGTCGTCGAGGGCCTGCACGTGCGGGTGCTGGAGAAGAACGCGCCGCTCGCCTGGAACGACTACGCGATGGGCGTCGGCTGCGGCGGCGGCGTGGAGACCAGGTCGTTCACCGTGGACCTGGACGCGGGGCGGCCCGTGACCGCGCCCGAGGCCGGGCAGCGGGACTTCCCCTACAAGGTCAGTGAGTCGGACCCCGAGGTGTTCTACGTCTTCGCGGATGCCCAGGCGCACGACGTGACTTGGTACCTGGAACTGGACTGGTCCAGCGGGTCGAAGAGCGGCACGGTGCGGGTCGACGACCGGGGGAAGCCGTTCCGGACGAGCGGGAGCGTGGGACGTCCCGCGTACGACTATCCGCTGGGCGGAAGCGAGTGGCAGCCGGCGGCTCCCCCCGGGTAG
- a CDS encoding DUF4232 domain-containing protein codes for MSARTVRTRLLAASTVALAALALTACDNGKGVRDEGPSASSESSAEPGGSTKAKPAGDNGTTAGGSAGGTAATPTKGSTNGSSGKAGDGKSAGGGTGTGSSRNAACDGADTRTTATEVSRPLNHLLLTVTNTGSKNCDLTGYPIARFGEAQSVPPVAEETHPQAVVTLAPGESGYAGVLLSAGDGSGGNGYTAKTLVIGFAKGATSTPALPAKGVHVDDRLTVTYWQQSLDDALSY; via the coding sequence ATGTCCGCACGCACCGTCCGCACCCGCCTGCTCGCCGCCTCGACGGTCGCGCTCGCCGCGCTCGCCCTCACGGCGTGCGACAACGGGAAGGGCGTACGGGACGAGGGCCCGTCGGCCTCGTCGGAGTCCTCGGCCGAGCCGGGCGGATCGACCAAGGCGAAGCCGGCGGGCGACAACGGCACCACGGCGGGAGGCTCCGCGGGAGGTACGGCCGCCACCCCGACGAAGGGCTCCACGAACGGTTCCTCCGGCAAGGCGGGGGACGGCAAGTCCGCGGGAGGCGGCACGGGCACGGGCAGCAGCCGCAACGCCGCCTGCGACGGCGCCGACACCAGGACCACCGCGACCGAGGTCTCCCGCCCCCTCAACCACCTGCTCCTGACCGTCACCAACACCGGCTCGAAGAACTGCGACCTGACCGGCTACCCGATCGCCCGCTTCGGCGAGGCCCAGTCCGTGCCCCCGGTCGCCGAGGAGACCCACCCGCAGGCGGTCGTCACCCTCGCCCCGGGCGAGTCCGGCTACGCGGGTGTCCTCCTGTCGGCCGGTGACGGCAGCGGCGGCAACGGCTACACGGCGAAGACCCTGGTGATCGGCTTCGCCAAGGGCGCCACCTCGACCCCCGCCCTCCCCGCGAAGGGCGTGCACGTCGACGACAGGCTCACGGTGACGTACTGGCAGCAGAGCCTGGACGACGCGCTGTCCTACTGA
- the hemB gene encoding porphobilinogen synthase → MTKYGSFPGTRPRRLRTTPVMRRMVAETRLHPADFILPAFVREGVSEPVPVSAMPGVVQHTRDSLKKAALEAVEAGISGIMLFGVPEDSKKDAVGTPGTDPDGILQVALRDVRAEVGDELLVMSDLCLDETTDHGHCGVLDAEGRVDNDATLERYAEMAQVQADAGAHVVGPSGMMDGQIGVVRDALDQIGREDVAVLAYTVKYSSAFYGPFREAVGSSLKGDRKTYQQDPANVRESLRELALDLEEGADMVMVKPAGPYLDVLARVADEVDVPVVAYQISGEYSMIEAAAEKGWIDRDKAILESLTGIKRAGARNILTYWATEVARTLR, encoded by the coding sequence ATGACGAAGTACGGATCCTTCCCCGGTACGCGGCCGCGGCGGCTGCGTACGACGCCGGTGATGCGGCGCATGGTCGCCGAGACCCGGCTGCACCCCGCCGACTTCATCCTCCCCGCGTTCGTGCGGGAGGGCGTGAGCGAGCCGGTGCCCGTCTCGGCGATGCCCGGTGTCGTGCAGCACACCCGGGACAGCCTCAAGAAGGCCGCCCTGGAGGCGGTGGAGGCCGGGATCTCGGGGATCATGCTCTTCGGGGTGCCGGAGGACTCGAAGAAGGACGCCGTGGGGACGCCCGGCACCGACCCGGACGGCATCCTTCAGGTCGCCCTGCGTGATGTGCGCGCCGAGGTCGGCGACGAACTCCTCGTCATGTCCGACCTGTGTCTCGACGAGACCACCGACCACGGGCACTGCGGCGTCCTCGACGCGGAAGGGCGCGTCGACAACGACGCGACCCTGGAGCGCTACGCCGAGATGGCCCAGGTCCAGGCCGACGCCGGGGCCCATGTGGTGGGCCCCAGCGGGATGATGGACGGGCAGATCGGTGTCGTCCGTGACGCCCTGGACCAGATCGGCCGTGAGGACGTCGCCGTCCTCGCCTACACCGTCAAGTACTCCTCGGCCTTCTACGGGCCCTTCCGGGAGGCCGTCGGCTCCTCGCTCAAGGGCGACCGCAAGACGTACCAGCAGGATCCCGCGAACGTCCGGGAGTCCCTGCGGGAGCTCGCCCTCGACCTGGAGGAGGGCGCCGACATGGTGATGGTGAAGCCGGCCGGACCCTACCTGGACGTCCTCGCGCGGGTCGCCGACGAGGTGGACGTGCCGGTGGTCGCGTACCAGATCTCCGGCGAGTACTCGATGATCGAGGCGGCGGCGGAGAAGGGCTGGATCGACCGGGACAAGGCGATCCTGGAGTCGCTGACCGGCATCAAGCGGGCCGGGGCGCGGAACATCCTCACCTACTGGGCGACCGAGGTCGCCCGGACGCTGCGCTAG
- a CDS encoding bifunctional uroporphyrinogen-III C-methyltransferase/uroporphyrinogen-III synthase — protein sequence MSPTNLPAGPEHGHVTFLGAGPGDPGLLTLRAVEALANADVLVAGHEVLDVVRAHARQNVAVLNTDTETAFGTSAGPYPGTGASQSAVVDALSAAVGDPASRDAANLVMEAARGGKRVVRAVSGDPGLDTYAAEEMLACVAAGVPFEVVPGVAAAVGVPAYAGVPLRDAQGADVRFVDARTASDRCWTEVGASDGTVVVSATLDSVAAAAGELVASGRKPDTPMSVTVAGTTTRQRTWSATLGTIAQTLKQAKVLPSPDGGRPVIAVVGERSAAAQRDQLSWFESKPLFGWKVLVPRTKEQAASLSDQLRSYGAVPHEVPTIAVEPPRTPQQMERAVKGLVTGRYEWIAFTSVNAVKAVREKFEEYGLDARAFAGIKVAAVGEQTARALVAFGVKPDLVPSGEQSAAGLLDDWPPYDPVFDPIDRVFLPRADIATETLVAGLIELGWEVDDVTAYRTVRASPPPAETREAIKGGGFDAVLFTSSSTVRNLVGIAGKPHNVTVIACIGPATAKTAEEHGLRVDVMAPEPSVHKLAEALADFGMRRRAAAAEAGDPVTRPSERRPGARRRRAT from the coding sequence TTGAGCCCCACCAACCTTCCCGCCGGTCCCGAACACGGGCACGTCACCTTCCTCGGTGCCGGACCCGGAGATCCGGGACTACTGACACTGCGCGCCGTGGAGGCGCTGGCGAACGCGGACGTCCTCGTCGCCGGGCACGAGGTGCTCGACGTCGTCCGTGCGCACGCCAGGCAGAACGTCGCCGTGCTGAACACGGATACGGAGACGGCTTTCGGCACGTCCGCCGGTCCGTACCCGGGCACGGGCGCGTCCCAGTCAGCGGTTGTTGACGCCTTGTCAGCAGCCGTTGGTGACCCCGCGTCGAGGGACGCTGCCAATCTTGTCATGGAGGCCGCGCGGGGCGGCAAGCGGGTCGTGCGTGCGGTGTCCGGTGACCCCGGGCTCGACACGTACGCCGCCGAGGAGATGCTGGCCTGCGTCGCCGCGGGCGTGCCGTTCGAGGTCGTGCCCGGGGTCGCGGCGGCCGTGGGCGTGCCCGCGTACGCCGGTGTGCCGCTGCGTGACGCGCAGGGCGCGGACGTGCGGTTCGTCGACGCGCGGACGGCCTCCGACCGGTGCTGGACCGAGGTCGGGGCGTCGGACGGCACGGTCGTCGTGTCGGCGACGCTCGACTCCGTGGCCGCGGCCGCGGGAGAGCTCGTCGCCTCGGGCCGCAAGCCCGATACGCCGATGTCGGTGACGGTCGCGGGTACGACCACGCGTCAGCGGACCTGGTCGGCCACGCTCGGGACCATCGCGCAGACCCTGAAGCAGGCCAAGGTGCTGCCGTCCCCGGACGGCGGCAGGCCGGTGATAGCCGTGGTCGGTGAGCGTTCCGCCGCCGCCCAGCGCGACCAGTTGTCGTGGTTCGAGTCCAAGCCGCTGTTCGGCTGGAAGGTGCTCGTGCCGCGCACGAAGGAGCAGGCGGCCTCGCTCTCCGACCAGCTGCGTTCGTACGGCGCCGTGCCGCACGAGGTGCCCACGATCGCCGTCGAGCCGCCGCGTACGCCGCAGCAGATGGAGCGTGCGGTCAAGGGACTCGTCACCGGACGGTACGAGTGGATCGCCTTCACGTCGGTCAACGCGGTGAAGGCGGTGCGGGAGAAGTTCGAGGAGTACGGGCTCGACGCGCGGGCCTTCGCCGGGATCAAGGTCGCGGCCGTGGGCGAGCAGACGGCGAGGGCGCTGGTCGCCTTCGGCGTGAAGCCGGATCTGGTGCCGAGCGGGGAGCAGTCCGCGGCCGGGCTGCTCGACGACTGGCCGCCGTACGACCCGGTGTTCGACCCGATCGACCGGGTGTTCCTGCCGCGTGCCGACATCGCCACCGAGACGCTGGTCGCGGGGCTCATCGAGCTGGGCTGGGAGGTCGACGACGTCACGGCCTACCGGACCGTGCGGGCGTCGCCGCCGCCGGCGGAGACGCGTGAGGCGATCAAGGGCGGTGGCTTCGACGCGGTGCTGTTCACGTCCTCGTCGACGGTGCGGAACCTGGTGGGTATCGCGGGCAAGCCGCACAACGTGACGGTGATCGCGTGCATCGGTCCCGCCACCGCCAAGACGGCGGAGGAGCACGGGCTGCGGGTCGACGTGATGGCCCCAGAGCCGTCCGTGCACAAGCTGGCGGAGGCGCTCGCGGACTTCGGGATGCGGCGGAGGGCCGCCGCCGCGGAGGCGGGGGACCCGGTGACGCGGCCGAGTGAGCGGCGGCCGGGGGCGCGGAGGCGGCGGGCCACGTAG
- the hemC gene encoding hydroxymethylbilane synthase: protein MRLGTRRSKLAMAQSALVADAVSKVTGRPVELVEITTYGDVSREDLAQIGGTGVFVAALREALLRGEVDFAVHSLKDLPTEQPDGLVLAAVPVREDARDVLVARDGLTFARLPEGARVGTGSPRRMAQLNAYARDHGMTIETVAIRGNVDTRIGYVRGGELDAVVLAAAGLSRLGRLGDVTDFLSVDTVLPAPGQGALAIECTADNADLVAALGELDDPVTRVAVTAERSLLAALEAGCSAPVGALADFPRALDSGRAGGTSTAGAQIVKEMRLRGVVGTTDGSTLVQLSTTGPVPETHDQARALGRELAAEMLAKGAAGLMGERAH, encoded by the coding sequence CTGAGGCTGGGGACCAGGCGCAGCAAACTCGCCATGGCCCAGTCCGCACTGGTCGCGGACGCAGTGAGCAAGGTGACCGGACGGCCCGTCGAGCTCGTGGAGATCACGACGTACGGCGACGTCTCGCGTGAGGACCTCGCGCAGATCGGCGGCACGGGTGTGTTCGTCGCCGCGCTGCGTGAGGCGCTGCTGCGCGGTGAGGTCGACTTCGCCGTGCACTCGCTCAAGGACCTGCCGACCGAGCAGCCCGACGGGCTGGTGCTGGCCGCCGTGCCGGTGCGGGAGGACGCGCGTGACGTACTCGTCGCCCGCGACGGCCTCACCTTCGCGCGGCTGCCCGAGGGCGCGCGGGTCGGTACGGGTTCGCCGCGCCGGATGGCCCAGCTGAACGCGTACGCGCGTGACCACGGGATGACGATCGAGACGGTCGCGATCCGCGGGAACGTCGACACGCGGATCGGATACGTGCGCGGTGGGGAGCTCGACGCCGTCGTGCTCGCCGCCGCCGGCCTCAGCCGCCTGGGGCGGCTCGGGGACGTGACGGACTTCCTGTCCGTCGACACCGTTTTGCCCGCCCCCGGCCAGGGGGCCCTGGCGATCGAGTGCACCGCGGACAACGCGGATCTCGTCGCCGCGCTCGGAGAGCTCGACGACCCGGTCACCCGGGTCGCCGTGACCGCCGAGCGGTCCCTGCTCGCCGCCCTGGAGGCCGGCTGCAGCGCACCCGTGGGTGCGCTCGCCGACTTCCCCCGAGCTCTCGACTCCGGTCGAGCGGGGGGAACCTCCACGGCCGGCGCGCAGATTGTCAAGGAAATGCGCCTGCGCGGCGTCGTCGGCACGACCGACGGCTCGACGCTGGTGCAGTTGTCCACCACCGGTCCCGTGCCCGAGACGCACGACCAAGCAAGGGCGCTCGGCCGCGAACTCGCCGCCGAGATGCTTGCGAAGGGCGCGGCCGGTCTGATGGGGGAGCGAGCACATTGA